A section of the Styela clava chromosome 9, kaStyClav1.hap1.2, whole genome shotgun sequence genome encodes:
- the LOC144411724 gene encoding lysophosphatidylserine lipase ABHD12-like codes for MRSQVHKNIKQYDIELRTEKYLPTVKAPVMILHAKDDQRIDIHLGETLYKKKTSDPMTKSLYIRFIRMHEDYGVKHHTAEHPEIRQLVHDFMAEVAKVKGYQELGSKTD; via the exons ATGAGGTCTCAAGTTCACAAGAATATCAAACAATATGACATTGAGCTCAGGACGGAGAAGTATCTGCCGACAGTAAAGGCTCCTGTTATGATTTTACATGCTAAAGATGATCAGAG AATCGACATTCATCTCGGTGAGACTCTGTACAAAAAGAAGACCTCTGACCCCATGACAAAATCTCTTTACATTCGTTTCATTCGAATGCACGAGGATTACGGAGTGAAACACCACACTGCTGAGCATCCTGAGATAAGGCAGTTAGTGCATGATTTCATGGCTGAGGTAGCAAAGGTCAAAGGTTACCAGGAACTAGGAAGTAAAACTGATtaa